The Geothrix sp. DNA segment TACGAGGCCCTCAGCGGCATGGATGGCTTCCTGGGCGGCAGCATGGCCTACCTGGGGGGCAGCGCCTACCTCGAGTGGCTGGAGACGAAATCCGGCGATCCGAAGGTCTTCCAGTCCCTCTGGACCCGCATGGCGGGCAAGCGCAGCTTCGAGGCCTCCTTCCTGGCCACCTTCGGATTCAGCCCCAAGGATGGCTATCAGCGCTTCTGCGCCGAACTCACCCACACCGCCCTGGAGCTCGAGCGCCGTTCGAAGGCCGAAGGGCTGCGTCAAGGCGAGCTCGTCGCCCAGCTGGGCGGCTGGGCCACGGAACTGGCCCTCAGCCCGGACGGGACGAAGCTCCTGGCCCGCGTGCTGGATCCCAAGAAACCCGGGCTCTACGTCTGGGACCTCAAGGCTCCCAAGGCGCCGAAGGCGGCGGTGAAGGATGCCGGCGAGCCGGCGGATCACGCGCCGCTGGCACCCGTGCTCCCCCCCACCCGTCGCCTGGGGCGCATCCACGGCGCCCTGCCCTGGAAGCCGGTCTGGACCTCGTCCCAGACCATCGCCTACCAGCTGCGCCTGCCGGATGCAGAAGGCGTCCTCCGGCCCCAGCCGCGCCAGTGGCGCCTGGGCCAGACCCCAGGCGCGGCCCCGGCGGCGAACGCAGGCACGGCCAACCTGACCTGGAAGGAAGTGGGTGGCATCTGGAACCTGGTGGATGCGGCGGGCCGGCCGCTCACCCGCACCCTGGCCGCGGCCTGGAACCCCACCGCCACGCCTGACGGCAAGTGGATCTACTACACCCAGCTCAGCGCCTCGGGCCTGCAGATCCGCCGCCTCGACGCCACGCAGCCGCCCCTGGAAGAGAAGCCCCTTCCCGCGGATCCCGCGCCCCTGGTGAAGGACCTGGTGCTGCCGAAGGCCGACGAGCCCAGCCCCCTGCCGACGCCGGTCCCCGTGGAGCCCCGGCCCTACCGCGTGGGGCCGAGCCACGATGTCTTCTCACTGGTGGGCTACAGCAGCACGCCCTCGGGCAACAGCTACCAGCTCGGGGCCGGGGGCAACGACATCCTGGGCCGCCTGAACTGGCAGGTGCTGGCGGGCTTCGGCAATGCCGCGGGGCCCCGCGGAGGCATGCTGGGCATGGCCTGGCGCGGCTGGAGCTGGGCGCCGTCCCTGCAGGTGTTCTCCGCGCTGGAGCGGCCCTTCTACCAGGACCACCTCGCCACGAAGGGCTTCGACCGGGAGCGCCGCGGCGCCGAGCTGGCCCTGGAGCACGTCGACCAGGGACGGCCCTGGTTCACCCTGCGTCCCGTGGCGGCCTTCGAGCGCGTCCTCCCCGTCGATGCCGAGGGCTTCCCCCGGGCACTCGGCGGGCTGGAAGCCACGCTCGGCAGCTTCTGGAGCCGGGATCGCCAGGGGCTGCGCGCCTCCGCCGCGCTCCGCGAATTCGGGGGCCGCACGGGCGGCCAGGCCTGGGCCCTCACACGCCTCTCGCTCAGCGCCGGGTGGATCAACCCCTGGGCGCCCATCACGCTGGAGGCCGAGTCGGGCCGCATCGGCGGAGATCCCTCCGCCTACGACCGCTTCCACCTCGGCGGCGTCCCCACCTCGCTGCTCCCCACCTCCCTGGACGCGAACCGGGTGGTGCAGGCGGCCCTGCCCGCCTACACCGCCGCCGGCAACCGCCTCCAGCGCCTCCGCGGCGAACTGGGGCTCGGCATCTTCCACGCCTACGTCGAGCACGCCACGATCTGGCAGGACACGGCGGCCCGGCCCTCCGCCCAGCGGGTGGTGGGCCTCGAGCTGGACAGCCGCGCCCTCGGCCTGCCCATGGACGTGCTCCGGAGGCTGACCGGCAACCTCACCTTCACCGTGGGGATCCACCGCCCCCTGGACGGCGTCATGAAGGACCGGACCGTGGGGACCCTCAGCGTGATCGTGCGACCCTAGTCCTCCCCAAGGGGTCGCATGTCCTTCCTCATCGCGCTCGTCATCATCCTCCTGGTCCAGTGGCTGCATTTGCGGCTGCTGCGCCTGGAGATGCCCAGGCGCACCCTGCCCTGGCTGCCCTGGATCCTGGTGGCCCTGCATCTCCCCCTGATCCTCTTCGCGGTGATGCGCGCCGTAGGCGTCAGCGGGCCCGGCACCCTGCCCCTGCTGCGCTCCCTGGCCCGGATGGGGTTCTACTTCCAGGCCTTCACCGTCCTGCATCTGATCATCAGCATGGTGGCCGACATGGGCTGGCGGCTCAGCCGCCTCGGCCGGCCCCAGAACCCGGAGGTCGAGGAGGACACGCCGGAGGACGCTGGGCGCCGGGCCTTCCTGCGCACGGCCGCCCTGACCAGCACCGGAGCCGCCCTCGCCGTGGGCGTGGCCGGCGCCCGGCAGGCCTACGGGGATCCGGAGATCACGCGGAAGACGCTGGCCTTCCCCGACCTCCCTCCGGGTTTGGAGGGACTCAGGATCGCCCACCTGAGCGACCTCCATGCGGGCCCCCTCGTGAGCCTGGGGACGCTGCGCCGCTGGCGGGACCTCACCGAGCGGGAAGGGCCGGAGCTCCTGCTCTTCACGGGGGATCTCGTGGACAGCCGACCGGAGGAACTGGCGCCGCTACTCGAGGCCTTCGAGGGCTTCCGGCCGCCCCTGGGCCGCTTCGCAGTGCTGGGCAACCATGACTTCTTCGATGATCCCCGCCCCATCCGGCGGGACCTGGAAGCCGCTGGCATCCGCTGCCTGGAAAACAGGGCGGCCCTGGTCCAGCGGGGCGGCTCGACCCTGGCCCTGCTGGGTCTGCAGGATCCCATGGCGCGGAACGGACGCTTCCGCCGCCTGGTCTTCGGTCCGGGCCCCCGGCCCGCCGAGGCGGCGCGGGACCTGCCCGCGGAAGCCTTCCGCATCTGCATGAACCACCGGCCCAGCGAATGGGAGCAGGCCCTGGCCGCCGGGGCGCGGCTCACCCTCTCCGGCCATACCCACGGTGGCCAGATCAATCCCATCCCGGGCTGGAGCAGCGCAAACCTCATCGGCCCCCGCACCGCCGGCCTCTACCGTGAAGGGGAGGATCTGCTCTACGTCAGCCGCGGCCTCGGCGTGGTGGGCCTGCCCATCCGCATCGCCGCCGCACCGGAGATCGCAATCTTCACGCTGAAGCGGGGCTAGGGCTTCCGGAGCGTCGCCTGGACCCGGGCCAGGGCCTCGGCGGCCACCTCCGGGGCTGTCGGTGGCGGCGCCAGCGAGGCCTTGGCGAAGCCAGGCAGGGCTTCCAGGCCCCGCAGGAACCCGGCGCAGACCCGGCACAGCAGCAGGTGGATCCAGATGCCGATCCGGCGCGACAGCGGCAAGGAGCCTTCGGCGTACTCCGTGAGTTCGGTCTGGACGTCGTGGCAGGTGGGCAGGAGCTTCATGGGCGGCCTCCCAGGACGTGGGCACGGAGCCGGGCCTGCAGCAGCACCCGGGAACGGTGGAGGCGCTGGCGGACCGTGCCGGGGGTCAGCTGGAGGTGCCGGGCGATGTCGTCCGTCTCCCAGTCCTCCAGGTCCTTCAGCACGAACACGATCCGGTGCGAGTCCGGCAGCTCGTCCAGGGCCCGGGTCAGGCACTCGCGCATCTCCTGCCGCTCCACCAGCGCGTGGGCCTGGGCCTCCACCTGCCACTCCGGCAGGCGCTCGGTCTCGGTGTGGTGGCCCCGCTCGTCAAAGGGGCCCAGGGCCAGCGGCTCCGGGCGCTCCATGTCGTGGATGCGCACCCGGCTCCGGCGCACCATCAGCGCCGCGTTCAGGCAGACCTTGTAGCCCCAGCTGCTGAACCGGCTGCGTCCTTCGAACTTCGGCAGGTCGCGGTGGATGCTCATGAGGGCGTCCTGGAGCGCATCCTGGGTGTCGGCCGTGTTGCCCAGGATGCGGCGGATCCCGTTGTGGAAGAGGGACAGGTGGGGCGTGACGAGCGCGCCGAAGGCATCCGAGTCGCCCGCGGCGGCCCGCTCGATCAGTTCCGATTCCGTGTGGGGAGCTTCCGACATGCCGCTGCCAGTGTCAGCGGGGCCATCGCCTCCGGCAAGCGCTACTTCTTGCTGGCGGGGGCCTTCTTCGCTGCGGGCGCCTTGGCCGGTGGCGCCTCGAAGAAGCCCACCAGCAGGAGGTCCAGCTCCACCTGGCGCTTCAGGCTGATCTTGGCGGCCACGCTGTCGGCGCCCACGCCGTAGTCGAGTCGGTCCAGGGGCAGGGTGGCCCGGTAGGACCAGGTGCGGACATCGGCGCCATTCATCCCCTCCGCGGCCAGGAAGGGGAGCTCCAGGTCCCGGGTCACGCCGTGCATGGCGAGGGTGCCCCGCACGAGCACGCGGTCACCGTCCCGGCGCACCTCCTTCGAGGTGAAGGTGATCTTGGGGTACTTGGCCGCATCGAAGAAGTCGTCGCTCCGCAAGTGCTCGTCGCGCTTGCCGTTGGCGGTGTTGATGGAGCGGGCGTCGATGTCGAGGCGGATGCTGGCGCCTTCCAGGGTGGCGGGGTCGCCCTGGATGTCGGCCTTGAAGCGCGTGAAGCGGCCCGGCACGTCGAAGAGCAGGGTCGAGGCCTTGAAGCCGAGCACCGTGTGGTTGTCGTCCACGCGGAAGACCCGGGTCTGGGCCAAGAGGGGAGCCGCCAGCAGCAGGGCCGGCAGGAGGAAGCGGAAGCGCATGGGGACCTCGGGATCAGGGTTGTTTTCAGAGGGGGGTTTGGAAGCCCGCGATGGCGCCATCGCGGCGGAGATCCCGGAGCAGAGCCAGGACGGGTTCGAGTTCTGGAATGCCCAGGGCGGCGGCGGCCTCAGCCAGGGGCCGGGTCCGGGCCCGCACCAGCAGGGCGGCGGTGGCGGGCGTCAGCTCCATGAGCCGGGTCTCGCCTTCCGCATTCCGGAAGGCGATGAGGCTCGTGGGCTTCGCCTCGGGGATGGGCGCGGCCTCCGTGGTGCGGTGGACGGCATGACCATAGGACACGATCTGGGTGGCCGCATCCAGGACGATGACATCCTCCGGCGCGGGCTCTGCGTGGATGCTGCCGGGGGGATCCGAGTCGGGGTACCGGGCCACCAGCACTTCGAGAAGCTCGGCATGGGCCAGCTCCAGCAGGAAGGGCCAGCGCTCCTGGCCCCAGCCCGTGGCGGCCAGCCAGCCCAGGAAGGCCGGGGCGATGTCGCGGTAGTGGCCGCTCCGCACCGTCCGGGCATCCAGGAAGGCCTGCACGCAGGCGTCCCAGCGTTCGGCTGATTCCAGCAGCGCCTTCAGCACCGGGAACATGGTCTCCAGGGGCTCGAGCAGGCTCATGCGGACCAGCTCGCGGTAGGTGAGCAAGGCTTCGCCCTGCTCGCGGAAGGCGCGCTGGTCGTCGCCCGGAAGGTCGTGGCGGCGGGCGGCGCGGCCCGGATCCGCCTCGAGGGCGGCCTCGTCGGCATCCAGGACCAGGGTGGCCATGGCCCGCTGGAGGCGGAGGGTGCGGGACTCAGGCATGGCGGGCCCCCATGGTCATCAGGGCCGCGTCATAGGCCCGCTGGAGCCGCGAGCGCTCTGCCAGCAGAAGCTCGAGGTCGGGGATGTGGTTGTCCCGCTCGAGCAGCACGGGGACGGGACGCCCGAGCCGGGCCAGGGTCCACTGCATGAGCTCGATCACCGGGTCGATGACCTCCGCCCCGTGGGTATCCACGGTGAGTTCGCCGAACTTCTTGTGCCCGGCGATGTGGATCTGGGCGACGCGATCCAGGGGCATGCGCGCCAGCCAGGCCTTCGGATCGAAACCGAAGTTGAGCGCGTTGACGTAGACGTTGTTGACGTCCAGCAGCCACCCCGTGTCCGCGCCCTCGAGCACGGCGGTGACGAAGTCGGCCTCGTCCATCTCCGCGGCACCCAGCTCGGCGTAGTAGGTGATGTTCTCCAGCAGCAGTGGAACGGGCAGGCGGGCCTGCAGATCCCGGGCCCGGGCCACCGTGTGTCGCACCGACTCCCGCGTGAAGGGCAGGGGCAGCAGCTCGTGGAGGCAGGTGGCGTCGACGCTGGTGAAGCAGAGGTGCTCGGAGTGCCAGGGGGTGCCGGTGCGCACCAGGAAGTCGCCCAGGTCGCGCAGGTAGACCTCGTCCCACACATCGAAGCCGCCCACGGACATGCTGAGTCCGTGGGTGAGCACGGGGTCGCGGTCGAGGATGGCGCAGGCCAGCCGG contains these protein-coding regions:
- a CDS encoding metallophosphoesterase, which codes for MSFLIALVIILLVQWLHLRLLRLEMPRRTLPWLPWILVALHLPLILFAVMRAVGVSGPGTLPLLRSLARMGFYFQAFTVLHLIISMVADMGWRLSRLGRPQNPEVEEDTPEDAGRRAFLRTAALTSTGAALAVGVAGARQAYGDPEITRKTLAFPDLPPGLEGLRIAHLSDLHAGPLVSLGTLRRWRDLTEREGPELLLFTGDLVDSRPEELAPLLEAFEGFRPPLGRFAVLGNHDFFDDPRPIRRDLEAAGIRCLENRAALVQRGGSTLALLGLQDPMARNGRFRRLVFGPGPRPAEAARDLPAEAFRICMNHRPSEWEQALAAGARLTLSGHTHGGQINPIPGWSSANLIGPRTAGLYREGEDLLYVSRGLGVVGLPIRIAAAPEIAIFTLKRG
- a CDS encoding HvfC/BufC family peptide modification chaperone, with amino-acid sequence MPESRTLRLQRAMATLVLDADEAALEADPGRAARRHDLPGDDQRAFREQGEALLTYRELVRMSLLEPLETMFPVLKALLESAERWDACVQAFLDARTVRSGHYRDIAPAFLGWLAATGWGQERWPFLLELAHAELLEVLVARYPDSDPPGSIHAEPAPEDVIVLDAATQIVSYGHAVHRTTEAAPIPEAKPTSLIAFRNAEGETRLMELTPATAALLVRARTRPLAEAAAALGIPELEPVLALLRDLRRDGAIAGFQTPL
- a CDS encoding DUF692 domain-containing protein; amino-acid sequence: MAQDRFTGVGLGLRRPHLEAVARMEAHGVPFWETCPENVVGDGGRHHRLACAILDRDPVLTHGLSMSVGGFDVWDEVYLRDLGDFLVRTGTPWHSEHLCFTSVDATCLHELLPLPFTRESVRHTVARARDLQARLPVPLLLENITYYAELGAAEMDEADFVTAVLEGADTGWLLDVNNVYVNALNFGFDPKAWLARMPLDRVAQIHIAGHKKFGELTVDTHGAEVIDPVIELMQWTLARLGRPVPVLLERDNHIPDLELLLAERSRLQRAYDAALMTMGARHA
- a CDS encoding RNA polymerase sigma factor, with translation MSEAPHTESELIERAAAGDSDAFGALVTPHLSLFHNGIRRILGNTADTQDALQDALMSIHRDLPKFEGRSRFSSWGYKVCLNAALMVRRSRVRIHDMERPEPLALGPFDERGHHTETERLPEWQVEAQAHALVERQEMRECLTRALDELPDSHRIVFVLKDLEDWETDDIARHLQLTPGTVRQRLHRSRVLLQARLRAHVLGGRP
- a CDS encoding YceI family protein encodes the protein MRFRFLLPALLLAAPLLAQTRVFRVDDNHTVLGFKASTLLFDVPGRFTRFKADIQGDPATLEGASIRLDIDARSINTANGKRDEHLRSDDFFDAAKYPKITFTSKEVRRDGDRVLVRGTLAMHGVTRDLELPFLAAEGMNGADVRTWSYRATLPLDRLDYGVGADSVAAKISLKRQVELDLLLVGFFEAPPAKAPAAKKAPASKK